From Pseudomonas sp. G2-4:
ATGATCCGAGTACTCGAGGTGGCCGACTACCGGTTTCTTGAATTCGGCGATGCCATCGAGCAGAGCTGCGTGTTCACGGCTGACCCGAGCTGGCTGGAGTATGACTACACCCGTGCCATGCTGATTGGTGCGTTGTGTCATGAGCAGCCGGAGAGCGCCCTGTTCCTGGGGTTGGGTGCCGGTACGCTGACCCAGGCCTGCCTCAAGTTCCTGCCGCTGGAAGACGTCGAGGCCATCGAACTGCGCCCCGATGTTCCGCGCCTGGCCATCGAATACCTGGGGCTGGACGACGATCCTCGGCTGTACATTCGCATCGGCGATGCCCTGGAGCTGCTTGAGACCGCCGAGCCTGCGGATCTGATTTTCGTCGACCTTTATACCGATGTGGGCCCTGGCGTCGGCCACCTGGCCTGGCGTTTCCTGGAAAATTGCCAGAAGCGCCTCAATCCCGGCGGCTGGCTGGTGATCAACCAATGGGCCACCGATGACGGCAAACCCTTGGGCGCGGCGCTGCTGCGTGGCTTGTACCACCGGCACTATTGGGAACTGCCGGTGAAAGAGGGCAACGTGATCCTGATCGTGCCGGCGGACCTGGACCAGATACTGGACATGGAAGGCCTGGTCGCCCGGGCTGAAGGGCTGGCGCCGCGGTTGGGGTACTCGTTGCAGTCGTTGATCAAGGCGATCCGGCCGGCGACTTGATCAAGGGAGCCCCAAAATCCTTCTGAGGAGTGAGCTTCCCTGGTGGCGAGGGAGCTTGCTCCCGCTGGGTCGCGAAGCGG
This genomic window contains:
- a CDS encoding spermidine synthase, which produces MTEERVEHLLAEVHDEFGMIRVLEVADYRFLEFGDAIEQSCVFTADPSWLEYDYTRAMLIGALCHEQPESALFLGLGAGTLTQACLKFLPLEDVEAIELRPDVPRLAIEYLGLDDDPRLYIRIGDALELLETAEPADLIFVDLYTDVGPGVGHLAWRFLENCQKRLNPGGWLVINQWATDDGKPLGAALLRGLYHRHYWELPVKEGNVILIVPADLDQILDMEGLVARAEGLAPRLGYSLQSLIKAIRPAT